Proteins encoded in a region of the Paenibacillus sp. W2I17 genome:
- a CDS encoding carbohydrate ABC transporter permease produces the protein MNKRIAPYYWMTVPAVVLFFVFMTLPALQGIYYSFTNYNGFGKEYDFVGFKNYFNLFQDDNVGNAYWFTFKFAIVVTILTNILSLLIALGLNAKIKFRNFFRGIYFLPNILSVLIVGYIFNYLFSNVFPTWGQNLGINALSTNILGSESLAWIGIVIVAVWQSVALNTILYLAGLQTIPTTLYEASNLDGAGKWREFWSITFPLIAPFFTINMVLAMKNSLMVFDQIVALTNGGPGRATQSISHLIYTGGFEGGEYAYQSANSVIYFIVIAVISILQIRFLQRREMDL, from the coding sequence ATGAACAAGCGTATCGCACCTTATTACTGGATGACGGTTCCGGCGGTTGTATTGTTCTTTGTATTTATGACACTGCCGGCCCTCCAGGGCATCTATTATTCATTTACGAATTATAACGGATTCGGGAAAGAGTATGATTTTGTTGGTTTCAAAAACTATTTCAACTTGTTCCAGGATGACAATGTAGGTAATGCCTACTGGTTTACGTTCAAATTTGCGATCGTGGTGACGATCCTGACCAATATCCTGAGCTTACTCATTGCACTCGGGCTGAATGCCAAGATCAAGTTCCGTAACTTTTTCCGCGGTATCTATTTCCTGCCCAATATTCTGAGTGTGCTGATCGTAGGTTACATATTTAACTACCTGTTCTCCAACGTATTCCCGACCTGGGGACAAAATCTGGGCATCAATGCGCTATCCACCAACATTCTCGGCAGCGAGAGTCTGGCTTGGATCGGTATCGTCATTGTTGCAGTATGGCAATCCGTGGCCCTGAATACGATTCTGTATTTGGCTGGTCTGCAAACGATACCAACGACACTGTACGAGGCATCCAACCTAGACGGTGCAGGCAAATGGCGTGAATTCTGGAGCATTACATTCCCACTTATTGCCCCCTTCTTCACCATTAATATGGTGCTGGCGATGAAAAACTCGCTCATGGTCTTCGATCAAATCGTAGCCTTGACCAACGGTGGTCCCGGACGGGCGACGCAGTCCATCTCTCATCTGATCTACACCGGTGGATTTGAAGGCGGCGAATATGCATATCAATCTGCGAACTCGGTTATTTACTTCATCGTTATTGCGGTGATTTCAATTCTACAAATCCGGTTCCTGCAAAGAAGGGAGATGGATCTGTAA
- a CDS encoding carbohydrate ABC transporter permease has translation MRSRTRINWLVMLLVVLGTLFILFPLYMTVTIALKNPEQMAQSVFAIPTTLHWENFARAIDMTNFFQSFRNSAIVTASTVLLTLLSNSMVAYAIARNMEKRKFFKGLYYYFVSAMFIPFPIIMLPIVKLTASLEMTNLVGLILLHTVYGLAFNVFVYVGYIRSIPVALEEAAFVDGATTWGTFWKIIFPLMAPISATVGILTCLSTYNDFLLPLIIISDPGQYTLPLVQYVFQGQFNTEFNLAFASYLLALLPMIIIYLFAQKWIINGVTQGSVK, from the coding sequence ATGAGAAGCCGTACACGAATCAATTGGCTCGTTATGCTGCTCGTTGTGCTGGGTACCCTGTTTATCCTGTTCCCATTGTATATGACCGTTACGATTGCTTTGAAAAATCCGGAACAGATGGCCCAATCGGTCTTTGCCATTCCGACAACGCTTCACTGGGAGAATTTCGCGAGGGCCATCGACATGACAAACTTCTTCCAATCGTTCCGTAACAGTGCGATCGTTACCGCATCCACCGTGCTTTTGACGTTGCTCAGTAACTCGATGGTGGCCTATGCGATTGCGCGGAATATGGAGAAACGCAAGTTTTTCAAAGGACTGTATTATTACTTCGTCAGCGCGATGTTCATTCCGTTCCCAATCATCATGCTGCCGATTGTTAAACTGACCGCATCGCTGGAGATGACAAATCTGGTAGGTCTGATCCTGCTTCACACGGTTTATGGCCTGGCATTTAACGTATTTGTGTACGTTGGATATATCCGGTCCATTCCGGTAGCGCTGGAGGAAGCGGCGTTTGTGGATGGGGCAACAACCTGGGGCACATTCTGGAAAATTATTTTCCCGCTCATGGCACCCATCAGTGCCACAGTTGGTATTCTGACTTGCCTGTCGACGTACAACGACTTCTTGCTGCCACTCATTATTATCAGTGATCCGGGACAATACACGCTGCCGCTGGTACAGTATGTATTCCAAGGACAGTTTAATACCGAGTTTAACCTTGCGTTTGCATCCTACTTGCTCGCGTTGCTGCCGATGATTATCATCTACCTGTTTGCGCAGAAATGGATTATCAACGGGGTTACCCAAGGGTCTGTGAAATAA
- a CDS encoding sensor histidine kinase, with amino-acid sequence MGKLHGKKGHFNSLRNQIFIGFVMVMLVVLLLAGISAYDRVAALLKSNAEKHIHQTAVQASGRLDALIAQVNSLTAQVADDSYVQRLLSDEKQGNPATFNQRQALLQIAGSYQSFINGAQSMEIYTTGYNRIFPMDDRSLDLRVERNWINLADEGKGRLVWAGADPEDPGVLLAIRRINLLDHSFEHGGYVVVRMQRSFFQLNDSNGTDGSQDSIMLLDGAGEVVTSDLEINLDPKAILDSGSVVQNGEESYIVVRQKSELTGWTLAVLTPLRETTEGVSILRTALLVSGMIGVVLFLIMSFFLSTMITRPLIRLMRAMRSAQPGAMRPNLMVSSTLEINELNNVYNQMVYRQNELTRVVHEKEVMQSRAELKALQSQINPHFLFNTLEAFYWSLEEKGDEEMARMVVAMSRLFRYIISSSQQDEWVTIADELEHAERYLQIMQMRLGERMQWEIQLSDTVRKVAIPKLLIQPLVENAILHGIESKLGPGKISVHVDASTEENLVRIEVRDDGPGMDELQLQSVIHALRGGPAVSKKGTGVGLINVHRRLKLYFGSQLGERCKLSITSKVGEGTVICFEIPMGTEGAYDS; translated from the coding sequence ATGGGGAAGTTGCACGGGAAAAAAGGACATTTTAACTCACTTCGCAATCAGATCTTCATTGGTTTTGTTATGGTGATGCTTGTTGTTCTGCTGCTCGCAGGCATATCGGCTTATGATCGGGTAGCTGCTCTGCTGAAAAGCAATGCGGAGAAACATATTCACCAAACCGCTGTCCAAGCCAGTGGCAGATTGGATGCACTCATTGCACAAGTGAATTCGCTGACCGCCCAGGTGGCGGATGATTCATACGTGCAGCGTCTGCTCAGCGATGAGAAACAAGGCAACCCGGCCACCTTTAATCAGCGCCAAGCTCTCTTGCAGATTGCAGGCAGTTATCAGTCTTTCATCAACGGAGCGCAAAGTATGGAGATATACACTACGGGTTATAACCGCATATTTCCGATGGATGACCGATCCCTCGATCTCAGAGTGGAGCGCAACTGGATCAACCTGGCGGATGAAGGAAAAGGCAGACTGGTATGGGCAGGCGCTGACCCTGAAGATCCGGGTGTGCTCCTGGCTATTCGGCGGATCAACCTGCTGGATCATTCTTTCGAACATGGAGGTTATGTGGTGGTGCGGATGCAGCGCAGTTTTTTTCAACTCAATGATTCGAATGGGACAGATGGTTCGCAGGACTCTATCATGCTCCTGGATGGGGCGGGCGAAGTGGTGACTTCCGATCTGGAGATTAATCTCGATCCCAAAGCCATATTGGACAGTGGATCAGTCGTCCAGAACGGGGAGGAATCCTATATCGTCGTCCGGCAAAAATCGGAGTTAACGGGATGGACACTTGCTGTCCTAACCCCGCTGCGAGAGACAACGGAAGGTGTATCCATCCTGAGAACGGCGCTGCTCGTCTCGGGAATGATTGGTGTTGTTCTGTTCCTTATCATGTCCTTCTTTCTGTCCACAATGATTACACGTCCGCTCATACGTCTGATGCGGGCCATGCGCAGTGCACAGCCGGGAGCAATGAGACCTAATCTAATGGTCAGCTCTACGCTGGAGATCAATGAACTCAACAACGTGTATAACCAGATGGTCTACAGGCAGAATGAATTGACCCGTGTGGTTCATGAGAAGGAGGTCATGCAGTCCCGGGCCGAGTTGAAGGCGTTGCAGTCTCAGATTAATCCCCATTTTCTATTCAACACCCTGGAGGCGTTCTATTGGTCCCTTGAGGAGAAGGGAGACGAGGAGATGGCACGTATGGTTGTGGCGATGTCCCGATTATTTCGCTACATCATCTCCAGTTCGCAACAGGATGAATGGGTTACGATTGCCGACGAGCTGGAACACGCCGAGCGTTATCTTCAAATTATGCAGATGCGGTTGGGAGAGAGAATGCAATGGGAGATTCAGCTGAGTGATACGGTGCGTAAGGTCGCAATACCGAAACTTCTTATACAGCCCTTGGTCGAAAATGCGATTCTTCATGGGATTGAAAGTAAACTGGGCCCGGGAAAGATAAGCGTCCATGTGGATGCTTCGACTGAGGAGAATCTGGTTCGCATTGAGGTTCGGGATGATGGTCCCGGTATGGATGAATTACAGTTACAATCTGTCATTCATGCTTTACGTGGCGGACCGGCTGTGTCCAAGAAGGGGACAGGTGTAGGTCTAATCAACGTACATCGACGACTGAAGCTTTACTTTGGCAGCCAACTTGGCGAACGTTGCAAGCTTTCCATAACAAGTAAGGTTGGGGAAGGAACTGTCATTTGCTTTGAGATTCCCATGGGAACGGAGGGTGCATATGATTCATGA
- a CDS encoding response regulator: MIHDKTILIVDDEPRTREGIRKTLEGWSAGRNHIQTAESGVEAVEWLKKKPADLLITDVRMPEFSGLSLIEAIQHFSNKPVVLIMSGHADFQYAQQAIKLGVVEYMLKPIDKEQLLQTVEKALKFSEQQRRIQTMQEMVDPKLLDVKERGEQRLNSQISEALTYVDAHLGEHVTMREIADLLHLNSSYFSVLFKEQIGINFSEYLTRKRIQRAKELLVQTTMPISEIAEQVGYQTDKYFITVFKSLEGLSPSKYRHSLSERDNK; this comes from the coding sequence ATGATTCATGACAAAACGATTCTTATCGTGGATGATGAGCCGCGTACAAGAGAGGGTATTCGCAAAACACTGGAAGGATGGTCGGCAGGACGAAATCACATTCAGACTGCAGAAAGTGGCGTCGAGGCCGTGGAATGGCTCAAGAAAAAGCCGGCAGATCTGTTAATAACGGATGTTCGCATGCCGGAATTCTCTGGCTTGTCTCTGATTGAAGCCATTCAACATTTTTCGAACAAGCCTGTTGTCCTGATTATGTCGGGACATGCCGATTTTCAATACGCCCAGCAGGCCATTAAGTTGGGTGTTGTGGAGTATATGTTGAAACCGATAGATAAGGAACAATTGCTGCAGACCGTCGAAAAAGCCCTAAAGTTCAGCGAACAACAGCGACGTATTCAAACGATGCAAGAAATGGTTGACCCCAAGCTGCTGGATGTTAAGGAGCGCGGAGAACAGAGGCTCAATAGCCAGATCAGTGAAGCTTTGACCTATGTGGATGCTCATCTGGGTGAACATGTGACCATGCGTGAAATCGCTGATTTACTCCATCTCAACTCCAGTTACTTCAGCGTATTGTTCAAGGAACAGATCGGCATCAATTTTAGTGAATACCTTACTCGCAAACGCATTCAGCGCGCGAAGGAGTTGCTTGTGCAGACAACGATGCCAATCTCAGAGATTGCGGAACAGGTGGGTTATCAGACGGATAAGTATTTTATAACGGTATTTAAAAGCCTTGAGGGGCTTAGTCCAAGCAAATATCGACATTCCCTATCTGAACGAGATAACAAATAA
- a CDS encoding extracellular solute-binding protein translates to MSKKTMAILLSWTLVLAVILSGCNSSSSDEEGETGSNGTDGKVTLKFMHLWPAGSSAQQNKLVNDIIKQYQTDHPNVTIKQEVLENEQYKNKLKILSASNELPDVGVTWAAGFLEPYVKGNLFAPVDDLLSDSLGDKFIAGTTEAYAIDGKTYALPIELNISPIYYNKAIFAKYNLQPPATYDEFLSVLKTLTEKGEVPIALGNKDRWTGSLWYMYLANRLGGDALEKAINGSGKFDDPALTQAAAEVQKLVDMNAFNKGFNGLSNDEGKSEFMNEKAAMYLMGTWELPNFTTNPDIPQEFKDKIGFFKFPTMEDGKSDINSWVGGPGVGLFVAQNSKVKEEAQKFVQYFVEKWGESSVTEAGVIPATKVDTAAVQLPQLYIDLLNELNQASSLTLFADVQMKPAAAQAHLDMIQALFGKAVTPEDFVKNHQAAIDKGN, encoded by the coding sequence ATGAGCAAAAAGACGATGGCCATTCTTCTGTCATGGACGCTGGTTCTCGCCGTAATTTTATCCGGATGTAACAGTTCAAGTTCGGATGAAGAGGGGGAAACAGGCAGCAACGGCACAGATGGGAAAGTAACCCTCAAGTTTATGCACCTCTGGCCAGCAGGCAGCTCCGCACAGCAAAACAAATTGGTCAACGATATCATCAAGCAGTATCAGACGGATCATCCGAATGTAACCATTAAGCAGGAAGTGCTGGAGAATGAACAATATAAGAACAAATTGAAAATCCTGTCTGCATCCAATGAACTTCCCGATGTGGGTGTAACTTGGGCTGCTGGATTTCTGGAGCCTTATGTGAAGGGGAACCTGTTCGCACCGGTCGATGATCTTCTGAGCGACTCGCTGGGCGACAAATTCATAGCCGGAACAACAGAAGCTTATGCCATAGACGGCAAAACATATGCGTTACCAATCGAGTTGAATATCTCCCCCATTTATTATAACAAAGCCATTTTTGCAAAATATAACTTGCAGCCGCCAGCAACATACGATGAATTCCTGAGTGTGCTGAAGACACTGACAGAGAAGGGTGAGGTGCCGATCGCACTGGGCAATAAAGACCGCTGGACCGGCTCACTCTGGTATATGTATCTGGCGAATCGGTTAGGTGGAGATGCACTGGAAAAGGCCATCAATGGCTCCGGCAAGTTTGATGATCCAGCTCTGACTCAAGCTGCTGCTGAAGTACAAAAGCTGGTGGATATGAATGCTTTCAACAAAGGCTTCAACGGGTTGTCTAACGATGAGGGTAAATCCGAATTCATGAACGAAAAAGCTGCCATGTACCTGATGGGTACCTGGGAACTACCAAACTTCACGACTAACCCGGACATCCCGCAGGAATTCAAAGACAAGATCGGATTTTTCAAATTCCCAACAATGGAAGATGGCAAGAGCGACATTAACAGCTGGGTAGGTGGTCCAGGCGTAGGGTTGTTCGTGGCCCAGAACTCCAAAGTGAAGGAAGAAGCGCAGAAGTTTGTGCAATACTTTGTGGAAAAATGGGGTGAAAGTTCGGTAACTGAAGCAGGCGTCATCCCGGCTACCAAAGTAGATACAGCTGCAGTACAGCTGCCACAGCTTTACATTGACCTGCTCAACGAATTGAATCAGGCCAGCAGCCTTACGCTCTTTGCAGACGTACAGATGAAACCGGCAGCCGCTCAGGCCCATCTTGACATGATTCAGGCATTGTTTGGCAAAGCGGTAACACCGGAGGACTTTGTGAAGAATCATCAGGCTGCGATTGATAAAGGCAATTGA
- a CDS encoding carbohydrate ABC transporter permease — MDKVMSNRLVAALYVLPALLLLLVLVYIPIVLTGYYGLMQWDGIGAMTFIGLDNYTRLLQDGTFWQSANHTFLLALFSALSLIGYLMIALVLSGKIKGANLFRKIYLIPMLLSSVAIAQLWLKIYHPSNGVLNTFLEAIGFSNPPAWLAEPSLVLYALFVPILWQYAGFYILIYYAALKNIPESLVEAARIDGASPWQIAFRIKLPLITEVIKVTVVLAVVGSLKYFDLIYVMTDGGPNGSSEVMASYMYRQAFRSFDFGYGSAVGFFLLLICLLVTWLLRKATASKDTIQYS; from the coding sequence ATGGACAAAGTCATGTCCAACCGTCTCGTTGCTGCGTTGTACGTGCTTCCTGCACTGCTTCTGCTGCTGGTCTTGGTCTACATCCCGATCGTGCTCACCGGGTATTATGGGTTGATGCAATGGGACGGGATCGGTGCAATGACCTTTATTGGATTGGATAATTACACCAGACTGCTTCAGGACGGAACATTCTGGCAGAGTGCGAACCATACTTTTTTGCTTGCTTTGTTCTCTGCGCTGAGTCTGATCGGTTATCTGATGATTGCTCTGGTGCTGTCAGGCAAGATCAAGGGGGCCAATCTGTTCCGCAAAATATATTTGATCCCGATGCTGCTCTCTTCGGTCGCGATCGCCCAGTTATGGCTGAAGATCTATCATCCCAGCAATGGTGTACTGAACACCTTTCTGGAAGCGATCGGCTTTAGCAATCCGCCAGCCTGGCTGGCGGAGCCATCCCTGGTGTTGTATGCACTATTCGTACCGATTCTATGGCAGTATGCAGGCTTCTATATTTTGATCTATTATGCGGCCCTCAAAAATATTCCGGAATCTCTGGTGGAAGCAGCCCGGATTGATGGGGCAAGCCCTTGGCAGATCGCTTTTCGAATCAAGCTGCCCCTTATTACAGAAGTCATCAAGGTGACTGTGGTACTGGCAGTGGTGGGCTCACTCAAGTATTTTGACCTTATCTACGTGATGACCGATGGCGGACCGAATGGCTCCAGCGAAGTGATGGCCTCCTATATGTATCGTCAGGCGTTCCGTAGCTTCGACTTTGGTTACGGCAGTGCTGTAGGGTTCTTCCTGCTCTTGATCTGTCTGCTTGTTACCTGGCTGCTTCGTAAAGCGACGGCATCCAAAGATACGATCCAGTATTCCTGA
- a CDS encoding carbohydrate ABC transporter permease, translating into MPTYPGTGRGSAWLRRFGYVLLYFLLSLVALLQILPLVWLLLFSLKNNQEVFDMAPFSLPATPRWENYVKVWTEGNISLYFFNSVWITVVSVVVTVLFASLVTFAITRMRWKGRSLVLGLFMVGLMIPVHSTLIPLFSLFLKLHLTDHPLSVILSYIAFNMPITIMILLGFYYALPREVEEAAVMDGCSVHRIFFRIVLPMTSSVISTTAIINMIYNWNEFIFVNTFISTDSYKTLTVGVQNFIGQYTTDWGAIGATLMISIMPILIAFLILSNRIVEGIAAGSVKG; encoded by the coding sequence TTGCCAACTTACCCGGGGACAGGCCGAGGTTCGGCGTGGTTAAGGAGATTCGGATATGTTCTGCTGTATTTCCTCTTGTCCCTGGTAGCTTTGCTGCAAATTTTGCCCTTGGTATGGCTGCTGTTGTTCTCGCTTAAAAATAATCAGGAAGTATTCGACATGGCGCCGTTTTCCCTTCCTGCTACTCCGCGTTGGGAAAACTATGTCAAGGTATGGACAGAGGGAAATATCAGCTTGTACTTCTTCAACAGTGTATGGATTACGGTGGTCTCGGTGGTGGTCACCGTGCTGTTTGCCAGTCTGGTGACCTTTGCCATTACACGTATGCGCTGGAAGGGTCGTTCGCTGGTGCTGGGGCTATTTATGGTGGGTCTGATGATCCCTGTGCACTCCACGTTGATCCCTTTGTTCAGCTTGTTCCTGAAGCTTCATCTCACAGATCATCCTTTGTCAGTCATCTTGTCTTATATTGCCTTTAATATGCCAATTACCATTATGATTCTACTGGGATTCTACTACGCGCTTCCCCGGGAAGTAGAAGAAGCCGCAGTGATGGATGGTTGCTCCGTGCATCGGATTTTCTTTCGGATTGTGCTGCCGATGACGTCTTCGGTCATTTCCACAACGGCGATCATCAACATGATCTATAACTGGAATGAATTCATCTTTGTTAATACGTTCATCAGTACAGATTCGTACAAGACCTTAACTGTTGGGGTACAGAACTTTATCGGTCAATATACAACGGATTGGGGAGCCATTGGTGCAACGCTGATGATTAGCATTATGCCGATCCTGATTGCTTTTCTCATCCTGAGTAATCGAATCGTGGAGGGCATTGCTGCGGGTTCTGTTAAAGGTTAA
- a CDS encoding MATE family efflux transporter, translating to MTAISSTKESLRSDAKDLNLIRLTWPIFLELFLFMLMGSVDTLMLSSVSDNAVSGVGAANQIISIAILVLEVIGHGAAIVVAQYIGSKKLSEAAQVTGNAITLNLIVGLVLSGIFLLFGGQLLTLLNIQGEIYDFARSYINIVGGGIFLQALINALAATIRTHGYTKETMYVAVFMNVIHVVGNYALIFGHFGLPKLGVEGAAISTVGSRFICLLIFFWLLYRVSEVRVDFEYYIKLSKKFIGKILRIGIPSAMESMVYHSCQLVFTLYVTYLGAEAMATKQYAGNISSYIYLFSMAIGMGTSIIVGRLVGARRKDDAYKRVFDSVKWALLATVIIDVIIIFFRVPLMSIFTDNPEIIKLGAQVILLSLLLETGRTCNIVIIGSLRAAGDAKFPVYMGLISMVCMSLPLGYLLIFKLHLGLAGVWLAIAADEWTRAVIMYFRWKSRAWEKHELVEHDDEEVGAQPVPAV from the coding sequence ATGACAGCAATATCCTCAACCAAAGAGTCCCTTCGTTCTGATGCCAAGGATCTGAATCTGATTCGACTGACATGGCCTATTTTCCTGGAACTCTTCTTATTTATGTTGATGGGGAGCGTGGATACGCTCATGCTCAGCTCGGTATCCGATAATGCGGTCTCCGGCGTTGGAGCAGCCAATCAGATTATTTCTATCGCTATCCTTGTATTGGAAGTCATTGGACATGGTGCTGCGATTGTAGTCGCACAATATATCGGATCGAAAAAGTTAAGTGAAGCAGCACAAGTTACGGGTAATGCGATTACACTGAATCTTATCGTAGGTCTGGTCCTGAGCGGAATCTTCCTTCTGTTCGGAGGACAATTGTTAACACTTCTGAATATTCAAGGCGAAATTTATGATTTTGCCCGTTCGTATATAAATATCGTTGGTGGCGGGATCTTCCTCCAGGCACTCATTAATGCGCTGGCTGCGACGATTCGTACACATGGTTACACCAAAGAAACGATGTATGTTGCTGTATTCATGAACGTGATTCACGTTGTTGGTAACTATGCATTGATCTTTGGACACTTCGGCCTGCCGAAGCTTGGGGTGGAAGGGGCAGCGATCTCCACGGTGGGAAGCCGTTTTATCTGCCTGCTGATCTTCTTCTGGTTGTTGTATCGTGTGAGCGAGGTACGGGTGGATTTCGAATACTACATTAAGTTGTCCAAGAAATTCATTGGCAAAATTTTGCGGATTGGCATTCCGTCTGCGATGGAATCGATGGTATATCATTCCTGCCAGCTCGTGTTCACGCTGTATGTGACCTATCTGGGCGCAGAAGCTATGGCAACCAAACAGTATGCGGGTAATATCTCCAGCTATATCTACTTGTTCAGCATGGCGATTGGTATGGGGACATCGATCATTGTAGGCCGGCTTGTGGGTGCGCGGCGCAAAGACGATGCGTACAAACGTGTTTTTGACAGTGTAAAATGGGCCCTTCTGGCCACGGTTATCATTGATGTAATCATCATTTTTTTCCGTGTGCCGCTGATGAGCATATTTACGGATAATCCGGAAATTATCAAGCTGGGGGCTCAAGTGATTTTACTCAGTCTGTTGCTCGAAACCGGGCGTACCTGCAATATAGTGATCATTGGTTCCCTGCGTGCGGCAGGGGATGCAAAGTTCCCGGTGTACATGGGTCTGATCTCCATGGTCTGCATGAGTCTGCCATTGGGGTACCTGCTCATATTCAAGCTTCATCTGGGGCTCGCTGGTGTGTGGCTTGCCATTGCGGCGGATGAGTGGACCCGCGCGGTCATTATGTACTTCCGCTGGAAGAGTAGAGCTTGGGAGAAACATGAATTGGTGGAGCATGATGACGAAGAGGTTGGTGCACAGCCGGTACCGGCTGTCTGA
- a CDS encoding response regulator transcription factor, protein MNKKVLVVDDESSIVSAIAYALRREGYEVETASDGEEALVKVASFHPQVMILDVMMPRLDGYGVCRRLEDREDIGIILLTVKNDIVDKIVGLEMGADDYMTKPFEIRELLARVKALMRRVEKSSPPPDDSKNQAIVNGTLRIHVAHRTVTVNEEKLDLTPKEFDLLTILMSNPERVYTRDDLLDRVWGMEYAGGTRTVDIHIQRLRKKIGDTDQQKLQTVYGIGYKASAPDTGGAI, encoded by the coding sequence ATGAATAAAAAAGTGCTCGTGGTAGATGACGAATCAAGCATCGTCAGTGCCATTGCTTACGCGCTGCGGCGCGAAGGATATGAAGTAGAGACTGCGAGTGACGGTGAAGAGGCCTTGGTCAAGGTCGCATCGTTTCACCCACAGGTCATGATTCTGGACGTCATGATGCCCAGGCTCGATGGATACGGCGTATGCCGCAGGCTGGAGGACCGCGAGGATATCGGCATTATTTTGCTGACCGTCAAAAATGATATCGTGGACAAAATCGTTGGCCTGGAAATGGGCGCCGATGATTATATGACCAAGCCATTCGAGATCCGTGAACTGCTCGCAAGGGTGAAAGCGCTCATGCGCCGTGTCGAGAAAAGCAGTCCACCACCTGACGATTCGAAGAATCAGGCCATCGTGAATGGCACACTGCGTATTCATGTTGCTCACCGCACAGTGACCGTGAATGAGGAGAAGCTGGATCTGACACCAAAAGAGTTCGACCTGTTGACCATTCTCATGTCCAATCCTGAGCGTGTGTACACACGAGACGATCTGCTGGACCGGGTCTGGGGCATGGAGTATGCGGGTGGTACACGAACCGTAGACATTCACATCCAGCGTTTGCGTAAAAAAATTGGAGATACGGATCAGCAAAAATTGCAGACCGTATACGGGATTGGCTACAAAGCATCTGCACCTGATACAGGCGGGGCCATATGA